In Pleomorphomonas sp. T1.2MG-36, a single window of DNA contains:
- a CDS encoding TRAP transporter substrate-binding protein, whose amino-acid sequence MRNLTKMLLAGAVAALMLPMAAQAEIHEQTLRFASAGSEGSPLVQGQRKFAEIVKEKSGGKIEVKVFPAGQLGGDMQAVSSLQGGVLQMSVMNAGLMASLAPDFALLDLPFLFENPKEADAVMDGEVGKIFAQQLDAKNLVVLSYWELGFRQLTNSRHAVETVDDIAGLKIRVVQSPIYLDMFNALGANAVPMPFPEVYTALETGTVDGQENPAPSILTAKLNEVQKFMTLTRHTYNPMVMLYSKPLWNKLDPEEQQLLSEAALEAALFQRQLSRDSDAKAIEEIAAAGTTVTTLAPEEVARFREKTKGVAEAYAAKADPAVVKLLNETLAKAREAK is encoded by the coding sequence ATGCGAAATCTCACGAAAATGCTGCTGGCCGGCGCGGTCGCGGCGCTGATGCTTCCCATGGCCGCCCAAGCCGAAATCCACGAACAGACCCTTCGCTTCGCCAGCGCCGGCTCCGAGGGATCGCCGCTGGTCCAGGGACAGCGGAAGTTTGCCGAGATCGTCAAGGAGAAGAGCGGCGGCAAGATTGAGGTCAAGGTGTTTCCGGCCGGTCAGCTTGGCGGCGACATGCAGGCCGTATCGTCGCTGCAAGGCGGTGTCCTGCAGATGTCGGTGATGAACGCCGGTCTGATGGCGTCGCTGGCGCCCGACTTTGCGCTGCTCGATCTGCCTTTCCTGTTTGAAAACCCGAAGGAAGCCGATGCCGTGATGGACGGCGAGGTCGGCAAGATCTTCGCCCAGCAGCTCGATGCCAAGAACCTCGTCGTGCTGTCCTACTGGGAGCTGGGCTTCCGCCAGCTGACCAACAGCCGTCACGCCGTCGAGACGGTCGACGACATCGCCGGCCTCAAGATCCGCGTCGTGCAGTCGCCGATCTACCTCGACATGTTCAACGCGCTTGGCGCCAACGCCGTGCCGATGCCGTTCCCGGAGGTCTACACGGCGCTCGAAACCGGCACCGTGGACGGCCAGGAAAACCCGGCTCCGAGCATCCTGACGGCCAAGCTCAACGAAGTGCAGAAGTTCATGACGCTGACGCGGCACACCTACAACCCGATGGTGATGCTGTATTCGAAGCCGCTGTGGAACAAGCTCGACCCCGAAGAACAGCAGCTGCTGAGCGAAGCGGCGCTGGAGGCGGCCCTGTTCCAGCGACAGCTGTCGCGCGACTCCGACGCCAAGGCGATCGAGGAAATCGCCGCCGCCGGCACCACGGTCACCACCCTGGCGCCGGAAGAAGTGGCCCGGTTCCGCGAGAAGACCAAGGGCGTCGCCGAGGCCTATGCGGCCAAGGCCGATCCGGCCGTGGTCAAGCTGCTCAACGAGACCCTCGCGAAGGCACGCGAAGCCAAGTGA
- a CDS encoding TRAP transporter large permease subunit → MTIVIFVATLFAAMAIGLPIAYALILSAAALMVHLDLFDPQILAQNLVGGADSFTLLAVPFFMLAGEIMNTGGLSKRIVNFALAMMGHIRGGLGYVTIIAACILAALSGSAAADAAALGALLVPMMVKTGHEKGRSVGLVAASSIIGPIIPPSIGFILLGVAANLSISKLFLAGIAPGLMIGMALAVTWYFLSGREKIEVRPRATGAERVKALREGAWALGLPVIIIFGLKFGLFTPTEAAVVAAAYALFVSSVIYREMTLPLLLRVFVSSAKVTATVIFMVASALVAAWLITIADLPGQMVELLEPFMHSPRLLMLIIMLIIVAIGMAMDMAPTILILGPILVPVVVQAGIDPIYFGVMLIINTSIGLITPPVGTVLNVTAGVTRSSMATVIRGVWPFIAVELLVLLAMVAFPELITIPAAWLNR, encoded by the coding sequence ATGACCATCGTGATCTTCGTGGCAACCCTGTTTGCCGCCATGGCAATCGGCCTGCCGATCGCTTACGCCCTCATCCTGTCGGCCGCGGCCCTGATGGTGCATCTCGATCTGTTCGATCCGCAGATCCTTGCCCAGAATCTCGTGGGCGGCGCGGACAGTTTCACTCTGCTGGCCGTACCCTTCTTCATGCTCGCCGGCGAGATCATGAACACCGGCGGCCTGTCAAAGCGCATCGTCAACTTCGCACTGGCCATGATGGGCCACATCCGCGGTGGCCTCGGCTACGTGACGATCATCGCAGCGTGCATTCTGGCCGCGCTGTCCGGTTCGGCCGCCGCCGACGCTGCCGCGCTCGGCGCTCTGCTCGTGCCGATGATGGTCAAGACCGGCCACGAGAAGGGGCGCTCGGTCGGTCTGGTTGCCGCCAGCTCCATCATCGGGCCGATCATCCCGCCTTCCATCGGCTTCATCCTGCTCGGCGTGGCCGCCAATCTGTCCATCTCTAAGCTGTTCCTGGCCGGCATTGCGCCCGGGCTAATGATCGGCATGGCGCTGGCCGTGACGTGGTATTTCCTGTCCGGCAGGGAGAAGATCGAAGTCCGTCCGCGCGCTACCGGCGCCGAGAGGGTCAAGGCTCTGCGCGAGGGCGCTTGGGCGCTCGGCCTGCCGGTGATCATCATCTTCGGACTGAAGTTCGGTCTGTTCACGCCGACGGAAGCGGCGGTGGTCGCCGCCGCCTATGCTCTCTTCGTGTCGTCGGTGATCTATCGCGAAATGACGCTGCCGCTGCTGCTGCGCGTGTTCGTTTCGTCGGCCAAGGTGACGGCGACGGTGATCTTCATGGTCGCCTCGGCCCTGGTGGCTGCATGGCTGATCACCATTGCCGATCTGCCCGGCCAGATGGTCGAGCTGCTCGAGCCCTTCATGCATAGCCCGCGCTTGCTGATGCTGATCATCATGCTGATCATCGTCGCCATCGGCATGGCCATGGATATGGCGCCGACCATTCTGATCCTAGGGCCGATCCTGGTGCCCGTGGTGGTGCAGGCCGGCATCGATCCGATCTACTTCGGCGTCATGCTGATCATCAACACGTCGATCGGGTTGATCACGCCGCCGGTCGGCACCGTTCTCAACGTGACGGCGGGCGTCACGCGCTCGAGCATGGCCACCGTGATCCGTGGCGTGTGGCCCTTCATTGCCGTCGAACTGCTCGTCTTGCTGGCCATGGTTGCCTTCCCGGAACTCATCACCATTCCGGCGGCCTGGCTGAACCGTTGA
- a CDS encoding TRAP transporter small permease: protein MDTVRKYLIRPIEVIIAAMLAVMLVMILLNVVLRYAFNSGITVTEELSRLLFVWLVFLGAAVALFERSHLGVDTLLHILPRPAKIVCFVLSNAFMLYLSWLIFSGSWTQAAINYGSTTPVLGLSQSLYFVPVLVFTAMAMFWFSAMLLKSLRGRLSDNDLVGLKDEAAEAIAEARSADQR from the coding sequence ATGGATACCGTTCGGAAATACCTCATTCGGCCGATCGAGGTGATCATTGCCGCGATGCTGGCGGTCATGCTGGTCATGATCCTTCTCAACGTTGTGCTGCGCTACGCCTTCAACAGCGGCATCACGGTTACCGAGGAACTGTCGCGGCTGCTGTTCGTCTGGCTGGTGTTTCTTGGCGCGGCCGTGGCGCTGTTCGAGCGGTCCCATCTCGGCGTCGATACTCTGCTTCACATTCTGCCGCGCCCGGCCAAGATCGTCTGCTTCGTGCTGTCGAATGCGTTCATGCTCTATCTCAGCTGGCTGATCTTTTCCGGCAGTTGGACTCAGGCGGCGATCAACTACGGCTCCACCACGCCCGTGCTCGGCCTCTCCCAGTCGCTCTATTTCGTTCCGGTTCTGGTCTTCACGGCGATGGCGATGTTCTGGTTCAGCGCCATGCTGCTGAAATCCTTGCGCGGCCGTTTGAGCGACAATGACCTCGTCGGCCTGAAGGACGAAGCCGCCGAAGCCATCGCCGAGGCAAGGTCGGCCGACCAGCGCTGA
- a CDS encoding LacI family DNA-binding transcriptional regulator, with translation MRESRTSRPPRAIDVAAAAGVSTATVSRAFNAPEKVLPEVRDKIFAVAAELGWLPNAAGAALASRRTWLAGVLIPTLDHDVFAAQVNALQARLSASGITVLIGCSNYDLDEATEQVRVMLARGIEALAVVGELQRPELFEMISARGVPYVVMYSHPPKSAHPCVGFDNQAAFSKLTRYLLDLGHRSFAVIHQPSLDNDRVLARLAGIRDALASEGLALRPQHVFEGQATFEFGRESLRKCLDGPAPHPTAIICGNDTLAIGALIEARAMGIDVPGALSITGFDDLPIAEFTSPPLTTMRVDNVAIGKAAADYLLNRLSQQPIVPQDAFEAELIVRGSTGPAGA, from the coding sequence ATGCGAGAATCCAGGACGTCGCGCCCCCCGCGGGCCATCGATGTAGCCGCTGCCGCCGGAGTGTCGACGGCGACCGTTTCTCGTGCCTTCAACGCCCCTGAAAAGGTGCTGCCGGAAGTCCGCGACAAGATATTCGCGGTGGCAGCCGAGCTTGGCTGGCTGCCCAATGCCGCCGGCGCCGCCCTGGCGAGCCGCCGAACCTGGCTGGCCGGCGTGCTGATCCCCACGCTCGATCACGATGTCTTCGCCGCGCAGGTGAATGCCCTGCAGGCCCGGCTGTCGGCCAGCGGCATCACCGTGCTGATCGGCTGCTCGAACTACGATCTCGACGAGGCGACCGAACAGGTCAGAGTCATGCTGGCACGCGGCATCGAGGCCCTGGCCGTGGTCGGCGAACTGCAACGCCCGGAACTGTTCGAGATGATTTCGGCGCGCGGTGTTCCCTACGTGGTGATGTATTCGCACCCGCCGAAGTCGGCCCATCCCTGTGTCGGCTTCGACAATCAGGCGGCGTTCTCCAAGCTGACGCGCTATCTGCTCGATCTCGGGCATCGCAGCTTTGCCGTCATTCACCAGCCGTCGCTCGACAACGACCGCGTGCTGGCGCGTCTGGCCGGCATACGGGATGCCCTGGCGAGCGAGGGATTGGCTCTGCGCCCGCAGCACGTTTTCGAGGGACAGGCGACGTTCGAGTTCGGCCGGGAAAGCCTCCGAAAATGCCTCGACGGCCCCGCCCCCCATCCCACCGCCATCATCTGCGGCAACGACACGTTGGCGATCGGCGCACTGATCGAAGCACGCGCCATGGGCATCGACGTGCCCGGCGCCCTGTCCATCACCGGGTTCGACGATCTACCGATCGCCGAGTTCACTTCGCCTCCCCTGACGACGATGCGGGTGGACAATGTCGCCATCGGAAAGGCGGCGGCCGACTATCTGCTCAACCGGCTCAGCCAGCAGCCCATCGTGCCGCAAGACGCCTTTGAAGCGGAACTGATCGTCCGTGGCTCGACGGGGCCGGCCGGAGCATAG
- a CDS encoding transglutaminase family protein, whose translation MRMRIRHDIVARYDEPVTLASRSLHLCPRTFDGQYVRAWHLDITGDCRQARSSDAFGNIVHDCAVEGPLDEIAIAAEGEVEVDDTTGILQGAPLDRIPSAVFLRETRVTMRTPVVRSFADKAKVLSDGAPLDLCHTLMHLIHEEVEALAADPAELCGVREVAAESVLAEARGTPTDLAHLFIAAARCLSLPARFVSGYRWQEEETATGALAAWAEALIPGLGWVGFDAVNDSCPTDAYVRVASALDQSGAAWVRAADRGGIPAVVMVTAAADRLG comes from the coding sequence ATGCGGATGCGCATCCGTCACGACATCGTCGCCCGCTACGACGAGCCGGTCACCTTGGCCAGCCGGTCGCTTCACCTTTGTCCACGCACCTTCGATGGGCAGTATGTGCGGGCCTGGCATCTCGACATCACCGGCGACTGCCGGCAGGCCCGCTCGTCGGATGCCTTCGGCAACATCGTCCACGACTGCGCCGTCGAGGGGCCGCTCGACGAGATCGCCATCGCCGCCGAGGGCGAGGTGGAAGTGGACGACACCACCGGCATCTTGCAGGGCGCGCCGCTCGATCGCATTCCGTCGGCCGTCTTCCTGCGTGAGACGCGCGTCACCATGCGGACGCCAGTCGTCCGGTCGTTTGCCGACAAGGCGAAGGTGCTGTCCGATGGCGCACCGCTCGATCTCTGCCACACGCTGATGCATCTCATTCATGAGGAGGTCGAGGCGCTTGCCGCCGATCCGGCCGAACTCTGCGGGGTGCGCGAGGTCGCCGCCGAGAGTGTGCTGGCCGAGGCGCGCGGCACGCCGACCGATCTCGCTCATCTCTTCATCGCCGCCGCGCGCTGCCTGTCGCTGCCGGCCCGCTTCGTTTCCGGCTACAGGTGGCAGGAGGAAGAGACCGCGACCGGCGCACTCGCCGCCTGGGCCGAAGCGCTGATCCCCGGCCTCGGCTGGGTGGGGTTCGACGCGGTGAACGACAGCTGTCCCACCGACGCCTACGTTCGTGTCGCCTCGGCACTCGACCAGTCGGGCGCCGCCTGGGTTCGCGCCGCCGATCGCGGCGGCATTCCAGCCGTGGTAATGGTGACGGCGGCCGCCGACCGGCTGGGTTGA
- a CDS encoding alpha-E domain-containing protein: protein MLSRHADSLYWLARYVERAENTARLLEAATRLSATPIIAEGGRNEWEMAVDGTGTLDLFHQQHAEATQRTAVDYLAFSHANPSSIRNCLDIARANARSVRTALTMDMWETINSGWMETRGVNSPNLTRQELSDFLSRVKELSLRFDGSAYRTMLRNDAYYFLRLGTFIERADFTARVLALKADVLDPNRPSLGGSADYFQWSWILRSVSALTSYHWVYRDNLKPNLVAEFLILKAEMPRSLVSCYENVTLNLDSLSRDYGRQGASQRKARMLLSQLQDTTLPGLFAIGLKEFLERFILDNANLGNTIAEQYLG, encoded by the coding sequence ATGCTGAGCCGTCACGCCGACAGTCTCTATTGGCTCGCCCGCTACGTCGAGCGCGCCGAAAACACCGCCCGTCTTCTTGAAGCCGCGACACGCCTGTCCGCCACGCCGATCATCGCCGAAGGCGGCCGCAACGAATGGGAAATGGCCGTCGACGGCACCGGCACGCTCGACCTCTTCCACCAGCAGCATGCCGAGGCGACGCAGCGGACCGCCGTCGACTATCTCGCCTTCTCGCACGCCAACCCGTCGTCGATCCGCAATTGCCTCGACATTGCCCGCGCCAACGCGCGGTCGGTCCGCACCGCGCTGACCATGGACATGTGGGAGACCATAAACTCCGGCTGGATGGAGACGCGCGGCGTCAACAGCCCCAACCTGACCCGGCAGGAGCTGTCGGACTTCCTGTCGCGGGTGAAGGAGCTGTCGCTGCGCTTCGACGGTTCGGCCTACCGGACGATGCTCAGGAACGACGCCTACTACTTCCTGCGCCTCGGCACCTTCATCGAGCGCGCCGACTTCACCGCCCGCGTGCTGGCGCTGAAGGCCGATGTGCTCGACCCGAACCGGCCATCGCTCGGCGGCAGTGCCGATTATTTCCAGTGGTCGTGGATATTGCGCTCGGTCTCGGCGTTGACCTCCTACCATTGGGTCTACCGCGACAACCTGAAGCCCAACCTCGTTGCCGAGTTCCTGATCCTCAAGGCGGAAATGCCGCGCTCGCTGGTCTCCTGCTACGAGAACGTCACGCTCAACCTCGACAGCCTGTCGCGCGATTACGGGCGCCAGGGCGCAAGCCAGCGCAAGGCGCGCATGCTGCTGAGCCAATTGCAGGACACCACGCTGCCGGGGCTGTTCGCCATCGGCCTCAAAGAGTTCCTCGAGCGCTTCATCCTCGACAACGCCAACCTCGGCAACACCATCGCCGAGCAGTATCTGGGGTAA
- a CDS encoding circularly permuted type 2 ATP-grasp protein has protein sequence MNGFGQGVRPAYKTIQAWLDSSDPENLKRLQKEAEFLFRRIGITFAVYGDAEAEERIIPFDIVPRVLTGREWTTLSKGLTQRVTALNRFLADVYGAGEIIRAGVVPADLVYQNPAFRPEMVGLKLPHDVYVQIAGIDVIRTDDKDFYVLEDNARTPSGVSYMLENRDVQMRLFPDLFAETRIQPVDNYPDELLASLRSLAPASAPTEPTVVLMTPGPLNSAYYEHSFLADKLGVELVEGRDLFVLDEVVYMRTTRGPKRVDVIYRRIDDDFIDPMVFRPDSVLGIPGLISAYRAGNVTLANAVGTGVADDKAIYTYMPEIVRFYLGEEPILKNVPTWRCREPDSLRYVLDHLPELVVKEVQGSGGYGMLVGPKSTKEQIETFRARLVADPDGFIAQPTLALSTSPTFVGDGIAPRHIDLRPFVLTGADKVRIVPGGLTRVALKEGSLVVNSSQGGGTKDTWIIEDPADGAPLPVGQNQSQSQAEG, from the coding sequence ATGAACGGGTTCGGGCAAGGCGTCCGGCCCGCCTACAAGACCATCCAGGCCTGGCTCGACAGCTCCGACCCGGAAAACCTCAAACGCCTTCAAAAAGAAGCGGAGTTCCTGTTTCGGCGGATCGGCATCACCTTCGCCGTCTATGGCGACGCCGAGGCCGAGGAGCGCATCATTCCCTTCGACATCGTGCCAAGGGTGCTGACGGGGCGGGAGTGGACGACGCTTTCCAAGGGATTGACCCAGCGCGTGACCGCGCTCAACCGCTTCCTTGCCGATGTCTACGGTGCCGGCGAGATCATCAGGGCCGGCGTCGTGCCGGCCGATCTCGTCTACCAGAATCCCGCCTTCCGGCCGGAGATGGTCGGCCTCAAGCTGCCGCACGACGTCTACGTGCAGATCGCCGGCATCGACGTCATCAGGACCGACGACAAGGACTTCTACGTCCTGGAAGACAACGCCCGCACGCCATCCGGCGTCTCCTACATGCTGGAGAACCGCGACGTGCAGATGCGCCTCTTCCCCGACCTGTTCGCCGAGACGCGCATCCAGCCGGTCGACAACTACCCCGACGAGCTTCTCGCCTCGCTGCGGTCGCTGGCCCCCGCCTCGGCGCCGACCGAGCCGACGGTGGTGCTGATGACGCCGGGGCCCCTCAACTCGGCCTACTACGAGCACTCGTTCCTGGCCGACAAGCTGGGCGTGGAACTGGTGGAGGGGCGCGACCTGTTCGTGCTCGACGAGGTGGTCTACATGCGCACGACGCGCGGGCCGAAACGCGTCGACGTCATCTATCGCCGCATCGACGACGATTTTATCGACCCCATGGTGTTCCGGCCGGATTCGGTGCTCGGCATCCCCGGCCTCATCTCGGCCTATCGCGCCGGCAACGTGACGCTGGCCAATGCCGTCGGCACCGGCGTCGCCGACGACAAGGCCATCTACACCTACATGCCGGAGATCGTGCGCTTCTATCTTGGGGAAGAGCCTATTCTGAAGAACGTGCCGACCTGGCGCTGCCGCGAGCCCGACAGCCTTCGCTATGTGCTCGATCACCTGCCGGAACTGGTGGTCAAGGAAGTGCAGGGTTCGGGCGGCTACGGCATGCTGGTCGGTCCCAAGTCGACCAAGGAGCAGATCGAGACCTTCCGCGCCCGGCTTGTCGCCGATCCCGACGGCTTCATCGCCCAGCCGACGCTGGCCCTCTCCACCTCGCCGACTTTCGTTGGCGACGGCATTGCCCCGCGCCATATCGATCTCAGGCCGTTCGTGCTGACCGGCGCCGACAAGGTTCGCATCGTGCCCGGCGGGCTTACCCGCGTGGCGCTCAAGGAGGGATCGCTGGTGGTCAACTCCAGCCAGGGCGGCGGCACCAAGGATACCTGGATCATCGAGGATCCAGCCGACGGCGCGCCGTTGCCCGTCGGACAGAACCAATCGCAATCGCAGGCGGAGGGCTGA
- a CDS encoding PRC-barrel domain-containing protein has translation MKTRLLSVLLLTAAFPLAAVAQDTGTSSDGTTGTSQMQPADDMNSTTGTGTNDNSGASTTQQDSTTPSVSPTSPSDSGSTMDSGSSAMDSGNATVPGQSTTGSMASAETFVTVPESGAWRVSDLQGKAVYGSDGASIGDIKDVLVSQDGSVNAVIIGVGGFLGIGEKDVAVNMGALQLGPGDTQAQANAASSALPDPTGATGAVSGDAAPAPTTGMDGTTTNQTTGDMAANNAASGASIGDDGLPDRIILNVTREQLEQAPAFEGVRAATQP, from the coding sequence ATGAAAACACGTCTTCTCTCCGTCCTTCTGCTCACCGCCGCGTTCCCGCTCGCCGCGGTCGCCCAGGATACGGGTACGAGTTCCGACGGCACCACGGGAACATCCCAGATGCAGCCGGCCGATGACATGAACTCCACCACGGGCACCGGCACGAACGACAACAGCGGCGCCTCCACCACCCAGCAGGACTCGACCACTCCTTCCGTCAGCCCGACTTCGCCGAGCGACAGCGGGTCGACCATGGACAGCGGCAGCTCTGCCATGGACAGCGGCAACGCGACGGTTCCGGGCCAGTCGACCACCGGATCGATGGCCTCGGCCGAGACTTTCGTGACCGTCCCCGAATCCGGCGCCTGGCGCGTCAGCGACCTCCAGGGCAAGGCCGTCTATGGCTCGGATGGCGCGAGCATCGGCGACATCAAGGACGTGCTCGTCAGCCAGGATGGTAGCGTCAACGCCGTCATCATCGGTGTCGGCGGTTTCCTGGGCATCGGCGAGAAGGACGTCGCCGTCAACATGGGCGCCCTGCAGCTTGGCCCGGGCGATACGCAGGCCCAGGCCAACGCCGCTTCGAGCGCCCTGCCCGATCCGACGGGCGCCACCGGCGCAGTGTCGGGTGACGCAGCCCCCGCTCCGACGACCGGCATGGATGGCACCACGACCAACCAGACGACCGGCGACATGGCCGCTAACAACGCCGCAAGCGGCGCGTCGATCGGCGACGACGGCCTTCCGGATCGCATCATCCTCAACGTGACGCGCGAGCAGCTGGAACAGGCGCCCGCGTTCGAGGGTGTCCGGGCGGCAACCCAGCCCTGA
- the radC gene encoding RadC family protein yields MGESQDGKLTQPHYTGHRERLRERFRAGGDEAIADYELLELVLFRSIPRQDVKPLAKALLAAFGSFAEVIGASEARLRTVKGIGEATILDFKVVHAASRRIARSSVMNRPVLSSWSAVIDYCRTAMAYEDREQFRILFLDKKNQMIADEVQQTGTVDHTPVYPREVVKRALELSATAVILVHNHPSGDPTPSRADITMTKQVIDAATPLGIAVHDHIIIGRDGHASMKGLQLI; encoded by the coding sequence ATGGGCGAATCTCAGGACGGCAAACTCACTCAGCCGCATTACACGGGGCACCGGGAGCGGCTGCGCGAACGCTTCCGCGCTGGCGGGGATGAGGCGATCGCCGATTACGAGCTTCTGGAGCTCGTGTTGTTCCGGTCCATCCCGCGTCAGGACGTCAAGCCGCTCGCCAAGGCCCTGTTGGCTGCGTTCGGCTCGTTCGCCGAGGTCATCGGGGCATCTGAAGCCCGTCTCAGGACGGTGAAGGGGATCGGCGAGGCCACCATCCTCGACTTCAAGGTGGTGCATGCGGCTTCGCGGCGAATCGCCCGTTCGAGTGTGATGAACCGCCCGGTCCTGTCATCGTGGTCGGCTGTGATCGACTATTGCCGAACGGCCATGGCCTACGAGGATCGGGAGCAGTTCCGCATTCTGTTCCTCGACAAGAAGAACCAGATGATCGCCGACGAGGTACAGCAGACCGGCACGGTCGACCACACACCGGTCTACCCGCGCGAGGTGGTGAAGAGGGCGCTGGAACTTTCCGCCACTGCGGTGATTCTCGTCCACAACCACCCGTCCGGCGATCCTACGCCCTCGCGGGCCGACATCACCATGACAAAACAGGTGATCGACGCTGCGACGCCGCTCGGTATCGCCGTGCATGACCACATCATCATTGGCCGCGATGGGCACGCCAGCATGAAGGGTTTGCAACTGATCTGA
- a CDS encoding porin, with product MNMKTLLGTAAGLMVASGAYAADLPGEAAPTAVDYVKVCDAYGAGFFYIPGTETCLQMSGRVRARIAYSQATTTNGADSLSFKTDARVAFDARTASDLGTVRSFFRVKLDSADGTITADDAFIQVGYLTVGKFGNAYGDVFYGDTGAIYGAFDQSTTGALVMVDKLGGGFYVGAGVQSSHTDATWDNTAAKDKWNSNVWSTGTSAELMYIGRVGIADQSWGKADVSAFYQAFDAANNDVWGVKATADLKLVDKLSARLVGVYEDFDRYNDSYFGAAAALKYQATDALAVYAGIGSAFWDKADTAYKAQIGADYAFTKDLILTAEVNYTSDGGVSGADFGNGTGTGFDDSWSGMLKLTRNW from the coding sequence ATGAATATGAAGACGCTGCTCGGCACCGCCGCCGGCCTGATGGTTGCCTCCGGCGCCTACGCCGCCGACCTGCCCGGCGAAGCCGCTCCGACCGCCGTTGACTACGTGAAGGTTTGCGACGCCTACGGCGCCGGCTTCTTCTACATCCCCGGCACCGAAACCTGCCTGCAGATGTCCGGCCGCGTTCGCGCTCGCATCGCCTACTCCCAGGCCACCACCACCAACGGCGCGGATAGCCTCAGCTTCAAGACCGATGCCCGCGTCGCCTTCGACGCCCGCACGGCTTCGGACCTCGGCACCGTCCGTTCGTTCTTCCGCGTCAAGCTCGACAGCGCCGACGGCACCATCACCGCCGATGACGCCTTCATTCAGGTCGGTTATCTGACGGTTGGCAAGTTCGGCAACGCCTACGGCGATGTGTTCTACGGCGACACCGGCGCGATCTACGGCGCCTTCGACCAGAGCACGACCGGCGCTCTCGTCATGGTCGACAAGCTCGGTGGCGGCTTCTACGTCGGCGCCGGCGTCCAGAGCTCACACACCGACGCGACCTGGGACAACACGGCCGCCAAGGACAAGTGGAACTCGAACGTCTGGTCGACCGGAACCAGCGCGGAGCTGATGTACATCGGCCGCGTCGGCATTGCCGATCAGTCCTGGGGCAAAGCCGACGTGTCGGCCTTCTACCAGGCGTTCGATGCCGCCAACAACGACGTCTGGGGCGTCAAAGCCACCGCCGACCTCAAGCTCGTCGACAAGCTGAGCGCTCGTCTGGTCGGTGTGTACGAAGACTTCGATCGCTATAACGACAGCTACTTCGGCGCCGCCGCCGCCCTGAAGTATCAGGCGACCGACGCCCTGGCCGTCTACGCCGGCATCGGCAGCGCCTTCTGGGACAAGGCCGACACCGCCTACAAGGCCCAGATCGGCGCCGACTACGCCTTCACCAAGGATCTCATCCTGACGGCGGAAGTGAACTACACCAGCGATGGCGGCGTTTCCGGCGCCGACTTCGGCAATGGCACCGGCACCGGCTTCGACGACTCCTGGTCGGGCATGCTGAAGCTGACCCGCAACTGGTAA